One window from the genome of Amycolatopsis sp. NBC_01480 encodes:
- a CDS encoding HpcH/HpaI aldolase/citrate lyase family protein, whose translation MTPPLTFLYTPADRPERVRKALESTADVVLVDLEDAVAPAHKEEARANAVRLLASGTRSVQVRVNHPSTPWHEADLAALAGLPLAVGARIPKVESPEEILALAAALPGRALHALIESALGVERALQIATASPAIASISLGEADLRSDLQVDDEAALSWPRSRVIVAARAARLPPPAMSVYPNVRDLEGLAASCRAGRALGFRGRTAIHPAQLATIREAFLPTPREVLRAKEVLARVAGATAAGVGAIALADGTFLDVAMVEQARAVLTLAEPAP comes from the coding sequence ATGACCCCGCCGCTGACCTTCCTCTACACGCCCGCCGACCGGCCGGAGCGGGTGCGCAAGGCGCTGGAGTCCACTGCGGACGTGGTGCTCGTCGACCTGGAGGACGCGGTCGCGCCCGCGCACAAGGAGGAGGCGCGGGCGAACGCGGTGCGGCTGCTCGCGTCCGGCACACGCTCGGTGCAGGTGCGCGTGAACCACCCGAGCACGCCGTGGCACGAAGCAGACCTCGCGGCGCTCGCCGGCCTTCCGCTCGCGGTGGGCGCGCGGATCCCGAAAGTCGAGTCACCGGAGGAGATCCTGGCCCTCGCGGCGGCGCTGCCGGGCCGGGCGCTGCACGCGCTGATCGAGTCCGCGCTGGGCGTCGAGCGGGCGTTGCAGATCGCGACGGCGTCACCCGCGATCGCCTCGATCTCGCTCGGGGAGGCGGACCTGCGCTCGGACCTGCAGGTCGACGACGAGGCCGCGCTGTCCTGGCCGCGCAGCCGGGTGATCGTCGCGGCGCGGGCCGCGCGCCTGCCGCCGCCCGCGATGTCGGTGTACCCGAACGTCCGTGACCTCGAAGGACTGGCAGCATCGTGCCGGGCCGGGCGCGCGCTCGGGTTCCGCGGCCGTACGGCGATCCACCCCGCGCAGCTGGCGACGATTCGGGAAGCGTTCCTGCCGACGCCGCGGGAAGTCTTGCGCGCCAAGGAAGTCCTGGCCCGCGTGGCCGGGGCCACGGCGGCGGGCGTCGGCGCGATCGCGCTGGCCGACGGGACGTTCCTGGACGTCGCGATGGTCGAGCAGGCGCGCGCCGTGCTGACGCTCGCCGAGCCCGCGCCGTAA
- a CDS encoding ribokinase: MIGRVVVVGSANVDLVVDVPRPPRGGETILGGGLRRHPGGKGANQAVAAARAGGADTTFLGALGEDEAADLLLTSLRGAGVRTDLVERADAPTGTALISVAPDGENAIVVAPGANERLRLGAAQAERIAEADVVLAQLEIPLEVVTAAAAARRSGALLVLNAAPSRELPDDLWAAVDVLVVNEHEAADLAGAPEELLKRVPSAVVTLGGAGCLILERDREPLRVKGIGVDVVDTTGAGDTFCGVLAAALARGSGLADAASQACVAGALAVTRPGAQAGVPTAEEVAAAAGGKVS; the protein is encoded by the coding sequence GTGATCGGCCGGGTGGTGGTGGTCGGCTCGGCCAACGTGGACCTGGTGGTCGACGTGCCCCGCCCGCCGCGCGGCGGGGAGACGATCCTCGGCGGCGGGCTGCGCCGTCACCCCGGCGGCAAGGGCGCGAACCAGGCCGTCGCCGCCGCGCGGGCCGGGGGAGCGGACACGACGTTCCTCGGTGCCCTCGGCGAAGATGAGGCCGCGGACCTGCTGCTCACGTCGTTGCGCGGGGCCGGGGTCCGGACCGACCTCGTCGAGCGGGCCGACGCGCCCACCGGGACCGCGCTGATCAGCGTGGCCCCGGACGGTGAGAACGCGATTGTCGTCGCGCCGGGCGCCAACGAACGGCTGCGGCTCGGCGCCGCGCAGGCCGAGCGGATCGCCGAGGCCGACGTGGTGCTGGCCCAGCTGGAGATCCCGCTGGAAGTGGTGACGGCCGCCGCGGCAGCCCGTCGATCAGGAGCGCTGCTGGTGCTGAACGCGGCGCCGTCGCGTGAGCTGCCCGACGATCTGTGGGCCGCGGTCGACGTGCTCGTCGTGAACGAGCATGAGGCCGCCGACCTCGCGGGCGCTCCGGAGGAACTGCTGAAGCGGGTTCCGTCGGCCGTGGTCACCCTCGGCGGAGCGGGCTGCCTCATCCTGGAACGGGATCGGGAACCGTTGCGGGTCAAGGGAATCGGCGTGGACGTGGTCGACACGACCGGTGCCGGGGATACGTTCTGCGGGGTGCTCGCGGCCGCGCTGGCGCGGGGATCGGGCCTGGCCGACGCCGCCAGTCAGGCCTGCGTGGCCGGTGCGCTGGCGGTCACGCGCCCGGGTGCGCAAGCGGGCGTCCCGACTGCCGAGGAGGTCGCCGCGGCGGCCGGAGGAAAGGTGTCATGA
- a CDS encoding ADP-ribosylglycohydrolase family protein — protein sequence MTWLENRAVAVITGAAVGDALGGAVEGWTPEQIEQRHGGRVTGIVGPWYPNWQDARPIAPYHKGDGHITDDTLMTRALVEVYAKRRAHLDAYAMAEDLVPLMIGEPRWVPELESTALLLQRVFLAEKWIVARLHYGHVDPREAGVGNVVNCGAAMYVAPVGIVNAGDPRGAYAEAIDLTGAHQSSYGREAAGVLAAMVAASVAPGASLDDVVKAALDVAHDGTAAALRAVVDRFGGRTPPPSTEDEERALARLVRETVAPFDSVGPEYRQMSMDARRPSRTKSIEELPAALAFVLAHQGDFRGAVLAAVNYGRDADSIAVMAGAICAGLGGTDVVPAEWVDAIGDASRTDLRETGRLLGSAAADILRADRERALARLSALDTLAAVAVGEPA from the coding sequence TTGACCTGGCTGGAAAACCGGGCCGTCGCGGTGATCACCGGCGCGGCGGTGGGCGACGCGCTCGGCGGCGCCGTCGAGGGCTGGACCCCCGAGCAGATCGAACAGCGGCACGGCGGGCGGGTGACCGGAATCGTCGGCCCCTGGTACCCGAACTGGCAGGACGCCCGCCCGATCGCCCCGTACCACAAGGGCGACGGGCACATCACCGACGACACCCTGATGACTCGGGCGCTCGTCGAGGTGTACGCGAAGCGCCGCGCGCACCTCGACGCGTACGCGATGGCCGAGGACCTGGTGCCGCTGATGATCGGGGAACCGCGCTGGGTGCCGGAGCTGGAGTCGACGGCTTTGCTGCTGCAACGGGTGTTCCTCGCGGAGAAGTGGATCGTCGCGCGGCTGCACTACGGGCACGTCGACCCGCGTGAGGCGGGCGTGGGCAACGTGGTCAACTGCGGCGCGGCGATGTACGTCGCGCCGGTCGGGATCGTGAACGCCGGCGACCCGCGTGGCGCGTACGCCGAGGCGATCGACCTCACCGGCGCGCACCAGTCGAGTTACGGGCGCGAGGCGGCCGGGGTGCTGGCCGCGATGGTCGCGGCCAGCGTCGCTCCGGGCGCGAGCCTCGACGACGTGGTGAAGGCCGCGCTCGACGTCGCGCACGACGGGACCGCGGCGGCACTGCGGGCGGTCGTCGACCGGTTCGGCGGCCGGACCCCGCCACCGTCCACTGAGGACGAGGAACGCGCGCTCGCCCGGCTGGTCCGGGAGACGGTCGCCCCGTTCGACTCGGTGGGCCCGGAGTACCGGCAGATGTCGATGGACGCGCGGCGCCCGTCGCGGACGAAGTCCATTGAGGAGCTCCCCGCCGCGCTGGCGTTTGTGCTGGCGCACCAGGGGGACTTCCGGGGTGCGGTGCTTGCCGCCGTCAACTACGGCCGCGACGCGGACTCGATCGCCGTGATGGCCGGCGCGATCTGCGCGGGGCTGGGCGGGACCGACGTGGTGCCCGCGGAGTGGGTCGACGCGATCGGCGACGCCAGCCGCACGGACCTGCGCGAGACCGGCCGGCTCCTGGGCTCGGCCGCCGCCGACATCCTGCGCGCCGACCGCGAGCGGGCGCTGGCCCGGCTCAGTGCGCTCGACACGCTCGCCGCCGTTGCCGTGGGGGAGCCGGCGTGA
- a CDS encoding SUMF1/EgtB/PvdO family nonheme iron enzyme: MTVPFDPLVPRPIDRPSQVPAVLTEEALAALDEAKIFAAPAEPADWPAWRENLRVWREEARRRHGYTGAAYERPAGAWAATCYAVAQVWLWDELLYSFEKAEFTPERFLADARDRFGGLDAVVLWHAYPVIGLDERNQWDFYRDVPGLAALITALHEAGLHVFVDYNPWDVGTRRAGDDRTELAALVADLGVDGVFLDTLKKAEPEFVARLEAARPGLVLEGESKLAVERIEDHAASWAQFFADSPVPGVLRSHWYERRHMQHHVRRWHRDHSEELQSAWLNGVGVMVWEVVFGVWVGWSPRDSATVRRMVTVQRAASELLLHGSWTPLAELPFEAAGIYASSWELDGVTLWTLVNRGETGYQGPLPGIDLLGGVPARGIGAALEFTDEPAWLPELREALAGMRHDPDARFPHRLATRVAPQRTYGEPEVDAVVVPAGPYVLTVRYRARETGMYQGAPYVDEWKPLPPRLHDPRTLQREGELATPVAVAVTEVTNAQFAEFVAATGHRAPSARGDADAPVTYVDLDDARAYCAWRGGRLPTEDEWQLAGQSGGLRRGEPAVWNWTESEHSDGRTRFVMLKGGSDFRAEGSEWYVEGGRHAPDYSVKLLLPGLGLARSATVGFRCAWDLPEVTS, from the coding sequence ATGACCGTCCCGTTCGATCCGCTGGTCCCGCGTCCGATCGACCGGCCTTCGCAGGTGCCCGCCGTGCTTACCGAGGAAGCACTGGCCGCGCTGGACGAGGCCAAGATCTTCGCCGCGCCCGCCGAGCCGGCCGACTGGCCCGCGTGGCGCGAGAACCTGCGGGTGTGGCGCGAAGAAGCGCGGCGGCGTCACGGCTACACGGGCGCGGCGTACGAGCGTCCGGCCGGGGCGTGGGCGGCCACCTGCTACGCCGTCGCGCAGGTGTGGCTGTGGGACGAACTCCTGTACTCCTTCGAAAAAGCGGAGTTCACGCCGGAGCGGTTCCTGGCTGACGCGCGGGATCGGTTCGGCGGCCTGGATGCGGTGGTGCTCTGGCACGCGTACCCGGTGATCGGCCTCGACGAGCGCAACCAGTGGGACTTCTACCGCGACGTGCCCGGGCTGGCGGCCCTGATCACCGCGCTGCACGAAGCGGGCCTGCACGTGTTCGTCGACTACAACCCGTGGGACGTCGGCACTCGCCGGGCCGGTGACGACCGCACCGAGCTGGCCGCGCTGGTCGCGGACCTCGGCGTGGACGGAGTTTTCCTCGACACCCTCAAAAAGGCCGAGCCGGAGTTCGTCGCGCGGCTGGAGGCGGCCCGGCCCGGGCTGGTGCTGGAGGGCGAGTCCAAGCTCGCGGTCGAGCGGATCGAGGACCACGCCGCGTCGTGGGCCCAGTTCTTCGCCGACTCGCCCGTGCCCGGCGTGCTGCGCTCGCACTGGTACGAGCGGCGGCACATGCAGCACCACGTCCGGCGCTGGCACCGTGATCACTCGGAGGAACTGCAATCCGCGTGGCTCAACGGTGTCGGGGTGATGGTCTGGGAGGTCGTCTTCGGAGTCTGGGTCGGCTGGTCGCCCCGCGACTCAGCGACCGTGCGGCGGATGGTCACGGTCCAGCGCGCGGCGAGCGAGCTGCTGCTGCACGGCTCGTGGACCCCGCTCGCCGAGCTGCCCTTCGAAGCGGCCGGGATCTACGCGTCGAGCTGGGAGCTGGACGGCGTGACACTGTGGACACTCGTCAACCGCGGCGAGACCGGCTACCAAGGCCCCTTGCCGGGCATCGACCTCCTGGGCGGGGTGCCGGCCCGCGGGATCGGCGCGGCCCTCGAGTTCACGGACGAACCCGCGTGGCTGCCGGAACTCCGTGAGGCGCTGGCCGGAATGCGGCACGATCCCGACGCCCGCTTCCCGCACCGGCTGGCCACTCGCGTTGCTCCACAAAGGACATACGGCGAGCCTGAGGTGGACGCCGTGGTCGTTCCGGCCGGGCCGTACGTGCTGACCGTCCGGTACCGCGCCCGCGAGACCGGGATGTACCAGGGCGCGCCGTACGTCGACGAGTGGAAGCCGTTGCCGCCCCGGCTGCACGACCCGCGGACGCTCCAGCGTGAAGGTGAGCTGGCCACGCCCGTCGCGGTCGCGGTGACTGAGGTGACGAACGCGCAGTTCGCCGAATTCGTCGCGGCCACCGGCCATCGGGCCCCGTCCGCTAGGGGAGACGCGGACGCGCCAGTGACCTATGTGGACCTCGACGACGCGCGCGCGTACTGCGCATGGCGCGGCGGGCGTCTGCCCACCGAGGACGAGTGGCAGCTGGCGGGGCAGTCCGGCGGCCTGCGCCGCGGCGAGCCCGCGGTGTGGAACTGGACCGAGAGCGAGCACTCCGACGGCCGTACGCGGTTCGTGATGCTCAAAGGCGGGAGCGATTTCCGGGCCGAGGGCTCCGAGTGGTACGTCGAGGGCGGCCGCCACGCGCCGGACTACAGCGTGAAGCTGCTGCTGCCCGGGCTCGGCCTGGCGCGCAGCGCGACGGTCGGCTTCCGTTGCGCCTGGGACCTTCCGGAGGTGACGTCGTGA
- a CDS encoding CaiB/BaiF CoA transferase family protein: MTVSRDPEAGALAGLRVVDACTLFAGPMAAMHLGDMGADVIKVEHPDRPDPSRGHGAAKDGVNLWWKTLGRNKRTVTIDLGSDGGREVFLALAATADVVIENFRPGTLERWGLSYDELSVRNPRLVLARVTGFGQFGPYRSRPGFGTLAEAMSGFAATTGEPDGPPTLPPFGLADGVASLATAYAVMVALAARGTTGLGQVVDTAIIEPILAMLGPQITRWDQLRSVQPRTGNRSINNAPRNTYRTVDGQWVAVSTSAQSVAERVVRLVGRPDLVDEPWFARGADRAKHADELDEAVGGWIAKRTRDEVVAAFEEAQAAVAPIYTAADIVEDPQFRALGTIHEVEDPELGPMLMQGPLFRLSGNDGVIRFTGRPHGADTDAVLRELGFSAARVAELRDGGAV; the protein is encoded by the coding sequence GTGACCGTCTCCCGTGATCCGGAAGCCGGCGCGCTGGCCGGGCTCCGCGTGGTCGACGCGTGCACCCTGTTCGCCGGCCCGATGGCCGCGATGCACCTGGGCGACATGGGCGCGGACGTGATCAAGGTCGAGCACCCGGACCGGCCCGATCCCTCGCGCGGCCACGGCGCCGCCAAGGACGGCGTGAACCTGTGGTGGAAGACGCTCGGCCGCAACAAGCGCACGGTGACCATCGACCTCGGCAGTGACGGTGGCCGTGAGGTGTTCCTCGCGCTGGCCGCCACCGCGGACGTGGTGATCGAGAACTTCCGGCCCGGCACGCTGGAACGCTGGGGACTGTCCTACGACGAGCTGTCGGTCCGGAACCCGCGGCTCGTGCTGGCGCGCGTCACCGGGTTCGGGCAGTTCGGCCCGTACCGCTCGCGGCCCGGGTTCGGCACGCTCGCCGAGGCGATGAGCGGGTTCGCGGCGACGACCGGTGAGCCGGACGGCCCGCCGACGCTGCCGCCGTTCGGGCTCGCGGACGGGGTCGCGTCGCTGGCCACGGCGTACGCGGTGATGGTGGCGCTCGCGGCGCGCGGCACCACCGGGCTGGGGCAGGTGGTCGACACCGCGATCATCGAGCCGATCCTGGCCATGCTCGGGCCGCAGATCACCCGCTGGGACCAGCTGCGCAGCGTCCAGCCGCGCACCGGAAACCGCTCCATCAACAACGCTCCGCGCAACACTTACCGGACTGTCGACGGGCAGTGGGTCGCGGTCTCGACCTCGGCCCAGTCGGTGGCCGAGCGGGTGGTCCGCCTGGTCGGCCGGCCCGACCTGGTGGACGAGCCGTGGTTCGCGCGCGGGGCCGACCGGGCGAAGCACGCCGACGAACTGGACGAGGCCGTCGGCGGCTGGATCGCGAAACGCACGCGGGACGAGGTCGTCGCGGCGTTCGAGGAGGCCCAGGCCGCGGTCGCCCCGATCTACACCGCCGCCGACATCGTCGAGGACCCGCAGTTCCGCGCGCTGGGCACGATCCACGAGGTCGAGGACCCCGAACTCGGGCCGATGCTGATGCAGGGCCCGCTGTTCCGGCTGTCCGGCAACGACGGCGTCATCCGGTTCACCGGGCGCCCGCACGGCGCGGACACCGACGCCGTGCTGCGCGAACTCGGGTTCTCGGCCGCGCGCGTCGCCGAACTCCGTGACGGGGGAGCGGTATGA
- a CDS encoding NADP-dependent oxidoreductase: MTSTEENPTARIVRPIAYGSPENLAVFDTPVPEPLPGGVVVEVRAAGVNPIDWKLYSGAFHAVADKNKDSAGVAENTLPALGLECAGVITAVGAEVTGAKVGDEVLVYPVTAAYADYVTAPVTSLIPKPATLGWAEAGGLLLAGTTAVHVLHAAGVDEGDTVLVHGGSGGVGLMAVQLAAARGATVIATAAERNHDLLRDLGAIPVAYGPGLLDRVRAVAPGGITAAVDLVGTAEALDTSLELVADRQRIASITGTERRAAAGIKVLGNGPGQDTGTEIRNAARADLAERAGAGELRVVVSIVYPLTEAAKAHEAGIAGHTPGKLVLVP; the protein is encoded by the coding sequence ATGACCAGCACCGAAGAAAACCCCACGGCCCGGATCGTCCGGCCGATCGCTTACGGCAGCCCGGAAAACCTCGCTGTCTTCGACACCCCGGTGCCGGAACCATTGCCCGGCGGCGTGGTCGTCGAGGTCCGCGCGGCCGGGGTCAACCCCATCGACTGGAAGCTCTACAGCGGCGCCTTCCACGCCGTCGCCGACAAGAACAAGGACTCCGCCGGGGTCGCTGAAAACACACTGCCCGCGCTCGGCCTGGAATGCGCGGGCGTGATCACCGCCGTCGGCGCGGAGGTGACCGGCGCGAAGGTCGGCGACGAGGTGCTCGTCTACCCGGTCACGGCCGCGTACGCCGACTACGTCACCGCGCCCGTCACGTCCCTGATCCCCAAGCCCGCCACGCTGGGCTGGGCCGAGGCCGGGGGCTTGCTGCTCGCCGGCACCACTGCCGTCCACGTGCTGCACGCGGCCGGCGTCGACGAGGGTGACACCGTGCTGGTGCACGGCGGATCCGGCGGAGTGGGCCTGATGGCCGTGCAACTGGCGGCCGCCCGGGGCGCGACCGTGATCGCCACGGCCGCGGAACGCAACCACGACCTGTTGCGCGACCTCGGCGCCATCCCGGTCGCCTACGGTCCCGGGCTGCTCGACCGCGTCCGCGCCGTCGCGCCGGGTGGGATCACCGCCGCCGTCGACCTCGTCGGCACCGCCGAAGCACTCGACACCTCCCTGGAACTCGTCGCCGACCGTCAGCGCATCGCCTCCATCACCGGCACCGAACGGCGCGCGGCCGCCGGCATCAAGGTGCTCGGCAACGGTCCCGGCCAGGACACCGGCACCGAGATCCGCAATGCCGCCCGCGCGGACCTGGCCGAGCGCGCGGGCGCGGGCGAGCTGCGGGTGGTCGTCAGCATCGTCTACCCACTGACCGAGGCTGCGAAGGCGCACGAGGCCGGGATCGCCGGGCACACGCCGGGCAAGCTGGTGCTGGTCCCCTGA
- a CDS encoding alpha/beta fold hydrolase → MDLPGLGDSTGSPTGSGCGMPPSSGTISVPRWLSTLSWHIAFHSQPRVPEAVVGDHVREYLALFYPQVSFGGTAFGGTSDRSPFTSGEIDEYARTYSRPEVLSGGFDLYRSLDQDVRDTVSARFADIVRAVDVPHAGHWLVEENPRFVTAELLRFLAG, encoded by the coding sequence GTGGACCTGCCCGGCCTCGGCGACAGCACCGGCTCCCCGACCGGCTCGGGGTGCGGGATGCCGCCGTCATCGGGCACGATCTCGGTGCCGCGGTGGCTTTCCACGTTGAGCTGGCACATCGCTTTCCACTCGCAGCCGCGTGTTCCGGAGGCGGTGGTCGGCGACCACGTCCGTGAGTACCTGGCGCTGTTCTACCCCCAGGTTTCCTTTGGTGGCACGGCCTTCGGTGGCACCTCGGACCGATCTCCGTTCACCAGCGGCGAAATCGACGAGTACGCCCGGACTTACAGCCGGCCCGAGGTCTTGTCCGGCGGCTTCGACCTCTACCGCTCGCTCGACCAGGACGTGCGCGACACCGTCTCCGCGCGTTTCGCCGACATCGTGCGCGCGGTGGACGTGCCGCACGCGGGTCATTGGCTGGTTGAGGAAAACCCGCGGTTCGTCACGGCGGAGCTGCTGCGTTTCCTGGCCGGGTGA
- a CDS encoding ABC transporter substrate-binding protein, whose protein sequence is MKTRRAVVAACLLVTSLLLAACGGGSGDSGGPVTLTFQSLSDQPAAIAQTQKIVGDWNKAHPDVQVKIVPAGWDGVYDKLVTQFNAGSAPDIVHYEAAGIAPFASDGYLADLTPYLSGQKRADIPKGVLDSVTVDGKVVAVPTELQSYVVFANKTQLQQAGVAIPTGATMTWDQLRQIAKATTKDGKYGLGWGLSSPTAAFVALAPAFGGKYFQGTGDNASLSVGQGEMALPQLVNSMAYQDKSILPVTLTQSGTKALAPFYAGQTAMTVQGSYQAVNIEKDAPKGFDWIVLPPLAGPSGPEQAANPQTLSVNKDSAHVKEAAQFVDFFTDTENLAAMNEADALIPPTTSARQALTAKLGSKNGWGTILASGQYLTSAPYLFAGKYAQWKDTVATPAYQRFLAQQVDANGLKSQLEDGWKSVSK, encoded by the coding sequence ATGAAGACACGACGCGCGGTGGTCGCCGCCTGCCTGCTGGTCACCAGTCTGCTGCTCGCCGCGTGCGGCGGCGGCAGCGGGGACAGCGGCGGGCCGGTCACGCTCACCTTCCAATCCCTGTCCGACCAGCCGGCCGCGATCGCGCAGACGCAGAAGATCGTCGGCGACTGGAACAAGGCGCACCCGGACGTGCAGGTCAAGATCGTGCCGGCCGGCTGGGACGGGGTTTACGACAAGCTGGTCACCCAGTTCAACGCCGGCTCGGCGCCGGACATCGTGCACTACGAGGCGGCGGGCATCGCGCCGTTCGCCAGCGACGGCTACCTCGCGGACCTGACGCCGTACCTGTCCGGGCAGAAGCGCGCGGACATCCCGAAGGGCGTGCTCGACTCGGTGACGGTGGACGGCAAGGTGGTCGCCGTCCCGACCGAGCTGCAGTCCTATGTGGTCTTCGCCAACAAGACCCAGCTGCAACAGGCGGGTGTCGCGATCCCGACCGGCGCCACCATGACCTGGGACCAGCTGCGCCAGATCGCCAAGGCCACCACCAAGGACGGCAAGTACGGCCTCGGCTGGGGCCTGTCGAGCCCGACCGCGGCGTTCGTGGCGCTGGCACCGGCCTTCGGCGGCAAGTACTTCCAGGGCACCGGCGACAACGCGTCGCTTTCGGTCGGCCAGGGTGAGATGGCGCTGCCCCAGCTGGTGAACTCGATGGCGTACCAGGACAAGTCGATCCTCCCGGTCACGCTGACGCAGTCCGGCACCAAGGCGCTCGCGCCGTTCTACGCGGGCCAGACGGCGATGACCGTCCAGGGCTCCTACCAGGCGGTGAACATCGAGAAGGACGCGCCGAAGGGCTTCGACTGGATCGTGCTGCCGCCGCTGGCCGGCCCGTCCGGACCGGAGCAGGCCGCGAACCCGCAGACGCTGTCGGTGAACAAGGACTCGGCGCACGTGAAGGAGGCCGCGCAGTTCGTGGACTTCTTCACCGACACGGAGAACCTGGCCGCGATGAACGAGGCCGACGCGCTGATCCCGCCGACCACCTCGGCGCGGCAGGCGCTGACCGCCAAGCTCGGCTCGAAGAACGGCTGGGGCACCATCCTCGCCTCGGGCCAGTACCTGACGTCGGCGCCGTACCTGTTCGCCGGCAAGTACGCGCAGTGGAAGGACACCGTCGCGACCCCGGCGTACCAGCGGTTCCTCGCGCAGCAGGTCGACGCGAACGGGCTCAAGAGCCAGCTCGAAGACGGCTGGAAGAGCGTCAGCAAGTGA
- a CDS encoding ADP-ribosylglycohydrolase family protein encodes MRLTWAQPEDLLAHELVQSTVEGKDSFGIRARWAAAGGDLVPAVSGAGPRPASPELRALARELLDQLDALPAAPAPDEPDGWEAILASLPPAPELPDLVGDERVLGAWTGRAAGCLLGKPVEKVPREGIEEILRATGRWPLDRWFTAAGLPADVAARWPWNRRSAPTSLEENIHGMPEDDDLNYPILALTLLETHGRGFGTDDVAQLWLDHLPAGRVFTAERAAYRNILDARPVPETATHQNPFREWIGALIRADVFGWVCPGDVRAAARLAWADARLSHTRNGVYGALWAAALASAAMVCGTVDEVLDAAFAVIPPRSRLAAAVRFGREAASEGDVRAGLDRLHAAYGDLHWVHVLNNAAVIAYALAKGGGEFGPSVSIAVTAGWDTDSAAATVGGVVGALLGPDGIGEYWTTPLDGRIATSLPGGEQSIVDLAARTTALAARGAS; translated from the coding sequence GTGAGGCTGACCTGGGCCCAGCCCGAGGACCTGCTCGCGCACGAGCTGGTCCAGTCCACTGTGGAGGGCAAGGACAGCTTCGGGATCCGCGCGCGCTGGGCCGCCGCCGGTGGTGACCTCGTGCCCGCGGTGAGCGGGGCGGGCCCGCGTCCGGCGTCCCCGGAATTGCGGGCGCTGGCCCGGGAACTGCTCGACCAGCTGGACGCGCTGCCCGCCGCCCCGGCGCCGGACGAGCCGGACGGCTGGGAGGCGATCCTCGCTTCGTTGCCGCCCGCGCCGGAGCTACCGGACCTCGTGGGTGACGAGCGGGTGCTCGGGGCCTGGACCGGCCGGGCCGCGGGGTGCCTGCTCGGCAAGCCGGTGGAGAAGGTCCCCCGCGAGGGCATCGAGGAGATCCTGCGCGCGACCGGGCGCTGGCCGCTCGACCGGTGGTTCACCGCCGCCGGGCTGCCCGCGGACGTGGCCGCGCGGTGGCCGTGGAACCGGCGTTCGGCCCCGACCTCGCTCGAGGAGAACATCCACGGGATGCCCGAGGACGATGACCTCAACTACCCGATCCTCGCGCTCACCCTGCTCGAAACCCACGGCCGCGGCTTCGGCACCGACGACGTCGCGCAGCTGTGGCTCGATCACCTCCCCGCGGGCCGGGTCTTCACCGCGGAACGCGCGGCCTACCGCAACATCCTCGACGCCCGGCCGGTGCCGGAGACCGCGACGCACCAGAACCCGTTCCGCGAGTGGATCGGCGCATTGATCCGCGCCGACGTCTTCGGCTGGGTCTGCCCGGGCGACGTGCGCGCTGCCGCGCGGCTGGCCTGGGCCGACGCCCGGCTCAGCCACACGCGCAACGGCGTGTACGGCGCGCTGTGGGCCGCGGCGCTCGCTTCAGCGGCGATGGTGTGCGGCACCGTCGACGAGGTTCTGGACGCGGCTTTCGCGGTGATCCCGCCTCGTAGCCGGCTCGCCGCGGCGGTGCGGTTCGGGCGTGAAGCGGCGTCGGAAGGCGATGTTCGCGCTGGGCTCGACCGGCTGCACGCGGCGTACGGGGACCTGCACTGGGTACACGTGCTCAACAACGCCGCGGTCATCGCGTACGCGCTGGCCAAGGGCGGCGGCGAGTTCGGCCCGAGCGTCTCGATCGCGGTCACGGCCGGCTGGGACACCGACTCGGCGGCGGCGACCGTCGGCGGGGTCGTAGGCGCGCTGCTGGGACCGGACGGCATCGGCGAGTACTGGACCACACCGCTGGACGGCCGGATCGCGACCTCGCTTCCCGGCGGCGAGCAGTCCATAGTGGACCTTGCCGCGCGCACGACGGCGCTGGCGGCCCGGGGCGCTTCGTGA